AACCCAACGGTATCGTGTCGCGAGGCTTTAAACGCAACTTTTAATTTCGTACCGACACTATCTGTACTGGAGACAAGCACAGGTTCGTCGTATGCTTTGAGTGCGAACAGCCCGCCAAAACTCCCAACATCACTGAGTACTTCGGGACGATAGGTCGTCTGAACCAGTCCTTTTAGCCGTTTTATCGCCTCGGCTTCGGCTTCAAATGAGACACCCGCATCGGCGTATGTCAACGGCTTTTTATCTGCCATCTGATTTTTCTTGTTCCTTCATTAATTGTTTGCGCAGCGGTGAAACACTTTGTTTTCGCGGTCTCAATAGGCTAATGACCAATACAATGCCGCTAATAACCAACGCAATGAGAACACCTGTATCCTCGGCTTCAGCCGGTGTCATACCGGGTCGTAATTTCCCAATTAGGGGCGGGAGAACCCTGCTGAGAACCATACCGAGGATCGCACATCCGAGCAAAGAGATGAGCGTATGCCGCCCTTGCGCTGTCCCTATCGGATTCGGTCTTTTCTGTTTACCACGTTGTCTATACTGCATAAAAGTTCCTCGTCGGGCAACACTAATCCAAACTTACACCGGACTTACGCACTTCAACCCATAACCCACTAATCTACAATCAAGGGCAGCTGCTCTGAAGGCTCGTCCACAAACGGGATTGGATATTCTCCATCAAAACAGGTGGTACAAAAGTCTTGAGATGCCTTCACCGAGTTGAGCATGCCATCAATGCTCAGATAACCGAGGCTGTCGGCACGAATATATTTACGGATCTGTTCAATCGTGTGCGAACTGGCAATCAACTCGCCACGTGTCGGCGTGTCCACACCATAGAAACATGAAAATTTATTCGGAGGGGATGCAATACGGAGGTGGACAGCGGTCGCGCCACCTTGCCGAACGATTTTGATGAGTTTCCTACTATTTGTCCCACGCATAATTGAATCATCTACAAGCACGACCCGTTTGCCGCGGAGGACGTCGCGTATCGGATTCAACTTTATCTTTACCATGAGTTCTCTGATATCCTGCGTAGGATTCATAAAAGAGCGTCCAACGAAGGTATTTCTCGACAATCCTAAATCGAAAGGAATACCAGACTCCTCAGCATAGCCGAGGGCGGCAATCGTTGCAGAATCGGGGACCGGGATAACAACATCCGCTTTGACGGGATGCTCACGGGCGAGCTGCCTACCGAATTCACGGCGCGTACTATTCACGCTCTGCCCGAACATCATACCATCCGGGCGTGCCAGATAGATATATTCAAAGATGCACTGTGATAATTTCGGCTCTCTTCTACGAAAACGGAAGGATTCTACGCCGCGACGCGCCGAACGTATAAATATCAACTCACCGGGTTCCACCTCACGTATCGGCTCCGCTTCAATCACATCAAGCGCACACGTTTCGGACGCAAGGACATAAGCATCATCAAGTTTACCCAGCCAGAGCGGACGGAATCCGTGCGCATCGCGCGCACCTATGAGTGTATTCTTATCCATGCACACGAAGGAATAAGCCCCTTCAACACTCCGAAGTGCGTCAATAATTCTATTTTCCAAAACCTGTTTCCGAGAATGTGCTATAAGATGGAAAAAAACCTCGGTATCTAAACTTGTGCTGAAGATTGAACCCGCATTCTCCAGATGGTTCCGAATGTACGATGAGTTGACCAGATTGCCGTTATGACCAAGCGCGAGGGGACCCTGCTTGTAATTCCGAACCAGCGGCTGCGCGTTCTCCAGTGTACTTTCCCCCGCTGTGGAATATCGGTTGTGTCCAATAGCGATATGGCCATTGAGTTGCGCTAAAACCTCAGTCGTAAAGACAGAATGGACAAGACCCATGCCGTGGTGATACGTAAACTTTTCACCATCTGACGCGATAATCCCACTGCTCTCCTGCCCCCGATGCTGCAGGGCACGTAACCCCAAATAGGTTAGC
Above is a genomic segment from Candidatus Poribacteria bacterium containing:
- the purF gene encoding amidophosphoribosyltransferase; translation: MQYDDKPKDECGVFGVFGHPKAVELTYLGLRALQHRGQESSGIIASDGEKFTYHHGMGLVHSVFTTEVLAQLNGHIAIGHNRYSTAGESTLENAQPLVRNYKQGPLALGHNGNLVNSSYIRNHLENAGSIFSTSLDTEVFFHLIAHSRKQVLENRIIDALRSVEGAYSFVCMDKNTLIGARDAHGFRPLWLGKLDDAYVLASETCALDVIEAEPIREVEPGELIFIRSARRGVESFRFRRREPKLSQCIFEYIYLARPDGMMFGQSVNSTRREFGRQLAREHPVKADVVIPVPDSATIAALGYAEESGIPFDLGLSRNTFVGRSFMNPTQDIRELMVKIKLNPIRDVLRGKRVVLVDDSIMRGTNSRKLIKIVRQGGATAVHLRIASPPNKFSCFYGVDTPTRGELIASSHTIEQIRKYIRADSLGYLSIDGMLNSVKASQDFCTTCFDGEYPIPFVDEPSEQLPLIVD